One window of the Colletotrichum destructivum chromosome 4, complete sequence genome contains the following:
- a CDS encoding Putative mitochondrial escape protein — MFRAGMRPAAKLRATWVPTRPFAQPQRPGAVLRAATKAWESTLTGDEKSGHIAKSDSESILFFDNLFPLKLTYLLRRSWSTDRDLTDLLKRFDSSSGGLGTDPINLVKRAIPNDLPIKVTEILPRLKDGGAFVKFSHGSDVVPKDIENSLAQSLEKRPLRPWFNPFRGVKAGLVRGVPWLEDLYRFPKSRVKIEFTGKDAGAEAVELSQETLYSVFRRYGKIAEITSQPSDSKILPKYAYVDFALVRDAIMARNCLHGFVVDEALGGGKLGTRLRLSYEQKVKPHNIWNWLTSHPRVVIPVVAALLAAFTVAVFDPIREFFVKAHIQHSFRLTNNKLYRWIKNQTSDIISSFGHKKADKAGFNAVWQHRRDLIEQIQTWLLESSDTFIVVQGPRGSGKKELVLDQSLKGRKNVLVIDCKPIIEARGESGTIKHLANAVGYKPIFAFLNNMSSMIDLAVQSTTGVKAGFSETLESQVVKILHTTAEALKEVSLAGRDKDGKDGDLSDDAYLEARPDKRAVVVIDNFLHKNEGSSIVYDKVAEWAAAMVQNNVAHVIFLTDDTAYSKSLSKAMPDRVFRQASLGDLSLDVAKKFIISRLEEDELDKVREHSKEANEKTEDAVETHEKPDLSELDSAIGILGGRLTDLEYLARRLKGGQSPQRAIEDIINQSATEIVKMYLLDGKDTFEGKKWSMEQAWYLIKELASHEALRYNEVLLSDTFASSTTAGASNGESALEGLTNAELITVETYNGRPQTIRPGKPMYQAAFSLLLDDRVLRAKLDLAMLKELTKVETKTIEKAENELALLGSLPKQPSQTGARVSYLLDKLEGSQTKITKYEKEIAALKKVLKHNY, encoded by the exons ATGTTTCGCGCTGGCATGAGGCCTGCGGCCAAGCTGCGGGCGACATGGGTCCCGACTCGGCCATTTGCGCAACCCCAGCGCCCGGGAGCCGTCCTGCGCGCCGCGACGAAGGCTTGGGAGAGCACGTTGACTGGCGATGAGAAGTCGGGCCACATCGCCAAATCAGACAGCGAATCGattctcttcttcgaca ACCTCTTTCCCCTGAAGCTCACATACCTTCTACGGCGATCATGGTCCACAGACCGCGATCTGACTGATCTCCTCAAACGCTTCGACAGCTCCAGCGGGGGTTTGGGCACGGATCCGATCAACCTGGTAAAACGAGCCATTCCGAACGATCTCCCGATCAAGGTTACCGAGATCCTACCACGACTCAAGGATGGAGGAGCATTCGTCAAGTTCAGCCACGGCTCCGACGTTGTGCCCAAGGACATCGAGA ACTCGCTTGCACAGTCATTAGAGAAGCGCCCCCTACGGCCGTGGTTCAACCCCTTCCGTGGGGTCAAGGCCGGCCTTGTCAGAGGCGTCCCATGGCTCGAAGACCTCTATAGGTTCCCGAAAAGCCGCGTCAAGATCGAATTCACGGGAAAGGATGCTGGCGCTGAAGCCGTTGAGCTATCGCAGGAAACACTGTACAGCGTTTTCCGTCGCTATGGCAAAATCGCCGAAATCACCTCTCAGCCGTCCGATTCGAAGATCTTACCCAAGTACGCATACGTCGACTTTGCCCTCGTACGCGACGCCATCATGGCAAGAAATTGCCTGCACGGATTCGTCGTTGACGAGGCACTGGGGGGCGGCAAGCTGGGCACGAGGCTCCGTCTTTCGTACGAGCAAAAGGTAAAGCCGCACAACATTTGGAACTGGCTCACCAGCCATCCCAGGGTAGTCATCCCTGTTGTTGCAGCtcttctcgccgccttcaccgTCGCCGTGTTCGATCCGATCCGCGAATTCTTCGTCAAAGCGCATATTCAGCATTCCTTTCGTCTGACGAACAACAAGCTTTACAGATGGATCAAGAACCAGACCTCCGATATCATTTCGTCTTTCGGACACAAAAAGGCCGACAAGGCTGGTTTCAATGCGGTATGGCAGCATCGGAGGGACCTGATCGAACAGATCCAGACCTGGCTTCTCGAGAGTTCGGATACCTTCATCGTCGTTCAAGGCCCCCGGGGATCCGGAAAGAAGGAGCTTGTTCTGGACCAATCGCTGAAGGGACGGAAGAACGTGCTGGTCATTGACTGCAAACCAATCATCGAGGCAAGGGGCGAAAGCGGGACGATCAAGCACCTGGCCAACGCAGTGGGATACAAGCCCATCTTTGCCTTTCTGAACAACATGAGCAGCATGATCGATCTGGCGGTCCAGAGCACGACAGGAGTCAAGGCTGGATTCTCCGAAACCCTCGAGTCGCAGGTGGTCAAGATACTCCACACGACTGCCGAAGCCCTGAAAGAGGTCTCCCTCGCTGGCCGCGACAAGGATGGGAAGGACGGTGATCTATCAGACGACGCCTACTTGGAGGCTCGTCCGGATAAGCGCGCCGTTGTGGTGATCGACAACTTCCTGCACAAGAACGAGGGCTCAAGCATCGTCTACGACAAGGTTGCAGAGTGGGCTGCTGCCATGGTACAGAACAATGTCGCCCACGTCATCTTTTTGACAGATGACACGGCGTACTCAAAGTCTTTATCAAAGGCCATGCCAGACCGCGTTTTCCGCCAAGCTTCCCTCGGCGACCTCTCTCTTGACGTTGCCAAGAAATTCATCATCAGCCGACTGGAAGAGGATGAGCTTGACAAGGTCCGGGAGCACTCAAAGGAAGCGAacgagaagacggaggaCGCCGTTGAAACACACGAAAAGCCCGACCTCTCAGAGCTCGACTCGGCCATCGGTATCCTGGGCGGTCGTCTTACCGATCTCGAGTACTTGGCCCGGCGGTTGAAGGGTGGCCAAAGTCCGCAGCGAGCCATTGAGGATATCATCAACCAGAGCGCAACAGAAATCGTCAAGATGTATCTTTTGGATGGCAAAGACACAttcgagggcaagaagtGGTCCATGGAGCAGGCGTGGTACCTGATCAAGGAACTCGCCTCACATGAAGCCCTCCGATACAACGAGGTGCTTCTTTCCGATACATTTGCTTCGTCTACCACAGCCGGGGCCTCCAACGGTGAATCGGCACTGGAAGGTCTGACAAACGCTGAGCTCATCACCGTTGAGACGTACAACGGCCGGCCGCAGACGATCCGTCCCGGCAAGCCTATGTATCAGGCCGCTTTCAGCTtgcttctcgacgaccgcGTTCTCAGAGCCAAGTTGGACCTCGCTATGCTCAAGGAGTTGACCAAGGTTGAGACCAAAACCAttgagaaggccgagaacgaACTGGCGCTGCTGGGTAGCTTGCCGAAGCAGCCATCTCAAACGGGAGCTCGCGTGTCCTATCTGCTCGACAAACTGGAAGGAAGCCAGACCAAGATCACGAAATATGAGAAGGAAATAGCGGCATTGAAGAAGGTCCTGAAGCACAACTACTAA
- a CDS encoding Putative Heat shock protein 70 family — translation MASGGKAVGIDLGTTYSCVAYYSNDKIEIIANDQGNRVTPSFVGFTDTERLIGDAAKNQVAMNPHNTVFDAKRLIGRKFSDSEVQADMKHFPFKVVDKGGKPNIEVEFKGETKTFTPEEISAMILVKMRETAESFLGGQVNNAVVTVPAYFNDSQRQATKDAGLIAGLNVLRIINEPTAAAIAYGLDKKTDGERNVLIFDLGGGTFDVSLLTIEEGIFEVKSTAGDTHLGGEDFDNRLVNHFVNEFKRKHKKDLSSNARALRRLRTACERAKRTLSSSAQTSIEIDSLFEGIDFYTSITRARFEELCQDLFRSTIQPVDRVLTDAKIDKSQIHEIVLVGGSTRIPRIQKLISDYFNGKEPNKSINPDEAVAYGAAVQAAILSGDTSSKSTNEILLLDVAPLSLGIETAGGMMTKLIPRNTTIPTKKSEVFSTFSDNQPGVLIQVYEGERQRTKDNNLLGKFELTGIPPAPRGVPQIEVTFDLDANGIMNVSAVEKGTGKSNKIVITNDKGRLSKEDIERMLAEAEKFKDEDEAEARRVSAKNGLESYAYSLRNTLSDSKVDEKLDAEDKEKLKTEIDQIVTWLDENQQATREEYEERQKELEGVANPIMMKFYGSAGGPPGAGGAPGGFPGAGAGGPPGSHDDGPTVEEVD, via the exons ATGGCTTCCGGAGGCAAGGCTGTCGGTATCGACTTGGGTACCACGTACTC TTGCGTTGCCTACTACTCAAATGACAAGATCGAAATTATTGCAAATGATCAGGGTAACCGCGTTACCCCGTCGTTTGTAGGTT TCACCGACACTGAGCGTCTGATCGGAGATGCGGCCAAGAACCAGGTCGCAATGAACCCCCACAACACCGTCTTCGACGCCAAGCGCCTGATCGGTCGCAAGTTCAGCGACTCAGAGGTCCAGGCCGACATGAAGCACTTCCccttcaaggtcgtcgacaagggcggcaagcCCAACATCGAGGTCGAGTTCAAGGGCGAGACCAAGACCTTCACTCCCGAGGAGATCTCGGCCATGATTCTCGTCAAGATGCGCGAGACCGCCGAGTCCTTCCTGGGTGGCCAGGTCAACAACGCCG TTGTCACTGTTCCCGCCTACTTCAACGACTCCCAGCGTCAGGCTACCAAGGACGCCGGTCTCATTGCCGGCCTCAACGTCCTGCGCATCATCAACGAGCCCACGGCCGCTGCCATCGCCTACGGTCTTGACAAGAAGACCGATGGTGAGCGCAACGTTCTCATCTTCGATCTTGGTGGTGGTACCTTCGATGTGTCCCTCCTGACCATTGAGGAGGGCATTTTCGAGGTCAAGTCCACCGCTGGTGACACCCACTTGGGTGGTGAGGACTTCGACAACCGTCTCGTCAACCACTTTGTCAACGAGTTCAAGCGCAAGCACAAGAAGGACCTGTCCAGCAACGCCCGCGCCCTGCGCCGTCTCCGCACCGCTTGCGAGCGTGCCAAGCGCACCCTGTCGTCTTCCGCCCAGACCTCCATCGAGATCGACTCGCTGTTCGAGGGTATTGACTTCTACACCTCCATCACCCGTGCTCGCTTCGAGGAGCTCTGCCAGGACCTGTTCCGCTCGACCATTCAGCCCGTCGACCGCGTCCTGACCGACGCCAAGATCGACAAGTCCCAGATCCACGagatcgtcctcgtcggaggTTCCACCCGTATCCCCCGCATCCAGAAGCTCATTTCCGACTACTTCAACGGCAAGGAGCCCAACAAGTCCATCAACCCCGATGAGGCTGTTGCCTACGGTgccgccgtccaggccgccatTCTGTCCGGTGACACCTCTTCCAAGAGCACCAACGAGATCCTGCTTCTCGATGTCgctcccctctccctcggTATCGAGACCGCTGGTGGCATGATGACCAAGCTCATCCCCCGCAACACCACCATCCCCACCAAGAAGTCCGAGGTCTTCTCCACCTTCTCCGACAACCAGCCCGGTGTCCTCATCCAGGTCTACGAGGGTGAGCGCCAGCGCACCAAGGACAACAACCTGCTCGGCAAGTTCGAGCTTACCGGCATTCCCCCCGCTCCCCGCGGTGTTCCCCAGATTGAGGTCACcttcgaccttgacgccAACGGTATCATGAACGtctccgccgtcgagaagggcaCCGGCAAGTCCAACAAGATCGTCATCACCAACGACAAGGGCCGTCTCTCCAAGGAGGACATCGAGCGCatgctcgccgaggccgagaagttcaaggatgaggacgaggctGAGGCTCGCCGTGTCTCCGCCAAGAACGGCCTTGAGTCGTACGCCTACTCTTTGCGCAACACCCTCAGCGACTCCAAGGTCGATGAGAAgcttgacgccgaggacaaggagaagctcaagaCCGAGATCGACCAGATCGTCACCTGGCTCGACGAGAACCAGCAGGCTACTCGCGAGGAGTACGAGGAGCGCCagaaggagctcgagggcgtTGCCAACCCCATCATGATGAAGTTCTACGGCAGCGCTGGCGGTCCCCCCGGTGCTGGCGGTGCCCCTGGCGGCTTCCccggtgctggtgctggtggccCCCCCGGCTCCCACGATGACGGCCCTACCGTTGAGGAGGTCGACTAA